Proteins from a genomic interval of Lycium ferocissimum isolate CSIRO_LF1 chromosome 2, AGI_CSIRO_Lferr_CH_V1, whole genome shotgun sequence:
- the LOC132046868 gene encoding uncharacterized protein LOC132046868 isoform X2, with protein sequence MEANEAQLPTSPSSFNFSQQRHFYLAVDRLHFKMETLVDLLGMAGRLRCLPIVVSCSTRDELDAVCSALSSLSHTTIAALYSDLAEAERATVLARFRQATMRWNKQATAEHGHAGETEKEEEKSHLVVVTDACLPLVNSGESPINARVLINYELPTKKVHSYLCIRREMLDKHIKKVHRAIATFYFSKLFLPIHVYFLC encoded by the exons ATGGAAGCCAATGAAGCTCAATTACCGACTTCTCCATCAAGTTTCAATTTCAGCCAACAACGTCATTTCTATCTAGCCGTCGATAGACTTCACTTCAAAATG GAGACTTTGGTGGATCTGTTAGGTATGGCTGGGCGGCTACGGTGCCTACCTATTGTAGTTAGTTGCAGCACACGTGACGAGCTCGACGCTGTCTGCTCCGCCCTTTCCAGTCTCTCACATACTACAATCGCCGCTCTG TACAGTGATCTTGCTGAAGCGGAACGTGCAACGGTTTTAGCTAGGTTTCGACAGGCTACAATGAGGTGGAACAAGCAGGCTACAGCTGAACATGGACATGCAGGGGAAACAGAGAAGGAAGAGGAGAAATCTCATTTGGTAGTTGTCACGGATGCTTGCCTTCCCCTTGTAAACTCCGGGGAGTCACCTATTAATGCTCGTGTCTTGATTAATTATGAGCTACCAACAAAGAAG GTTCACTCTTATTTGTGCATAAGACGTGAGATGCTAGATAAGCATATCAAGAAGGTACACCGAGCGATTGCAACTTTCTACTTTTCCAAATTGTTTTTGCCTATTCATGTTTACTTTCTTTGTTAA
- the LOC132046868 gene encoding uncharacterized protein LOC132046868 isoform X1, translating into MEANEAQLPTSPSSFNFSQQRHFYLAVDRLHFKMETLVDLLGMAGRLRCLPIVVSCSTRDELDAVCSALSSLSHTTIAALYSDLAEAERATVLARFRQATMRWNKQATAEHGHAGETEKEEEKSHLVVVTDACLPLVNSGESPINARVLINYELPTKKETYMRRMATCLAADGIVINMVVGGEVVTLKSIEESSGLLIAEMPINIFEML; encoded by the exons ATGGAAGCCAATGAAGCTCAATTACCGACTTCTCCATCAAGTTTCAATTTCAGCCAACAACGTCATTTCTATCTAGCCGTCGATAGACTTCACTTCAAAATG GAGACTTTGGTGGATCTGTTAGGTATGGCTGGGCGGCTACGGTGCCTACCTATTGTAGTTAGTTGCAGCACACGTGACGAGCTCGACGCTGTCTGCTCCGCCCTTTCCAGTCTCTCACATACTACAATCGCCGCTCTG TACAGTGATCTTGCTGAAGCGGAACGTGCAACGGTTTTAGCTAGGTTTCGACAGGCTACAATGAGGTGGAACAAGCAGGCTACAGCTGAACATGGACATGCAGGGGAAACAGAGAAGGAAGAGGAGAAATCTCATTTGGTAGTTGTCACGGATGCTTGCCTTCCCCTTGTAAACTCCGGGGAGTCACCTATTAATGCTCGTGTCTTGATTAATTATGAGCTACCAACAAAGAAG GAAACATATATGAGGCGCATGGCTACTTGTTTGGCAGCAG ATGGAATTGTGATCAACATGGTTGTTGGAGGCGAAGTTGTTACTCTCAAAAGCATTGAAGAAAGTAGTGGCCTTCTCATAGCAGAAATGCCCATCAAT ATTTTTGAGATGCTGTGA